A stretch of the Synechocystis sp. PCC 7338 genome encodes the following:
- a CDS encoding IS701 family transposase, with product MTKTREAKKTVQCVDTYSELYKDIFPEVRSYESFKYIIVGILSDIKRKSLPAIASSLGLKNEQGLLHFMTDSPWELKELEKRRLNIILEVLEGREIIVIIDETGDPKKGKTTDYVKRQYIGNLGKIESGIVSVNAYGYCNGVTFPLESKVFKPKERLKEGDKYKTKPELAVEIIKELEESGFKIKRVVSDSLYGESHSNFISAVEELKIEYAVGIRSNHGVWLPKEAKVRANKWRRFEHIRWDGKQEDRYIREIVYGKKNAIRYWEIKTETEKEEEKAGWFVMTRIPDIKYKEVVRIYGVRSWIEYGFKQCKSELGWADFRVTHYEQIQKWWELVMCAYCMICFYDENFNPTLNSTSKYHQKHEKWDKEEGWKKWLNNLRLVISVFNAINLIKKWLKVFPFAHVLDELTKLYNKVDKLDRLKYLLNSWNTFYSSSA from the coding sequence ATGACAAAGACAAGAGAGGCGAAAAAGACAGTACAGTGTGTAGACACATATAGTGAACTGTATAAAGATATATTTCCAGAAGTGAGGTCTTATGAGTCATTTAAATATATCATTGTGGGAATATTAAGTGATATAAAAAGAAAGAGTTTACCTGCAATAGCATCATCACTAGGATTGAAAAATGAACAGGGATTACTGCATTTCATGACAGATTCTCCTTGGGAATTAAAAGAATTAGAAAAAAGAAGATTAAATATTATCTTAGAAGTTTTAGAAGGAAGAGAAATAATAGTAATAATAGATGAAACAGGAGACCCCAAAAAAGGGAAAACAACAGATTATGTAAAAAGACAATATATTGGAAATTTAGGAAAAATAGAAAGCGGTATAGTGTCAGTAAATGCCTATGGTTACTGCAATGGAGTAACGTTTCCTCTAGAATCAAAAGTATTTAAACCAAAAGAAAGATTAAAAGAGGGAGATAAGTATAAAACAAAGCCGGAATTAGCAGTAGAGATAATAAAAGAACTAGAAGAAAGTGGTTTTAAAATAAAAAGAGTAGTGTCAGATAGCTTATATGGAGAAAGCCATAGCAATTTTATCAGTGCCGTAGAGGAATTAAAAATAGAATATGCAGTGGGAATCCGGAGCAATCATGGGGTCTGGCTTCCAAAGGAAGCTAAAGTAAGGGCAAATAAGTGGAGGAGGTTTGAACATATAAGATGGGATGGAAAACAGGAAGATAGGTATATCAGAGAAATAGTTTATGGCAAAAAAAACGCAATAAGATATTGGGAAATTAAAACAGAAACAGAAAAAGAGGAGGAAAAAGCAGGATGGTTTGTAATGACTCGAATACCAGATATTAAATATAAAGAAGTTGTCAGAATATATGGGGTAAGGTCATGGATAGAATATGGATTTAAGCAATGCAAAAGTGAATTAGGATGGGCAGATTTTAGGGTAACTCATTATGAGCAAATTCAAAAATGGTGGGAATTAGTGATGTGTGCATATTGTATGATTTGTTTTTATGATGAGAATTTTAATCCGACTCTAAATTCAACGTCAAAGTATCATCAAAAGCATGAAAAATGGGATAAAGAAGAAGGGTGGAAAAAATGGCTAAACAACCTACGATTAGTGATCTCTGTATTTAATGCAATAAATCTTATCAAAAAGTGGTTAAAAGTATTTCCATTTGCCCATGTTTTGGATGAGTTAACTAAACTTTACAACAAGGTTGATAAGCTAGATCGATTAAAGTATTTGCTAAATTCATGGAATACATTCTATTCTTCTTCTGCCTAG
- a CDS encoding carbohydrate porin, with protein sequence MKRLHSETFCVVLKNILSEIQERGILVKPGFNNKPEEIMAGISGNPAASNMLVGTGQLGAWLGLNEDSPFRIGGIFMGNVSQQISGGNQPGSLDFNGALILGVGIDLEKAVGWKNAFFEVEGLQYNGQPVNFVAGSAQGYNSLQATAPLSRTELYQLWLNQTFLDNRISLRIGKLIPSMNFGYVGRPFVTQTDPQLFTSTTGLLYTPVFVGPAMLGFIPGYYNSAFGLYGAWKSWGGPGDNPATPNGWYGQAGIYDGRGAEGVQTGLVWPNFSGPLFKVAEVGGTWTPYADAPEIGWGSVAVGGWRQSGPLTAPGGAFESQTGGMYAYLVQKLGKFRETKDQNGIVGFVQGGWNSSSTALMHSSFGFGLTFIAPFGDRPLDSYGFGFSWARLNANPLAGYGFNSYETMLQFYAQYHLVGNLFIQPVLTVLPTPGAMGATSSSLSGTVQLTFPF encoded by the coding sequence TTGAAACGTCTCCACAGTGAGACTTTTTGTGTAGTACTGAAAAATATTCTTTCCGAGATTCAGGAAAGAGGGATATTAGTTAAGCCAGGCTTCAATAATAAGCCGGAAGAAATAATGGCTGGTATCAGTGGAAACCCCGCCGCTTCTAATATGTTGGTAGGTACAGGGCAATTAGGGGCTTGGTTGGGGCTCAATGAAGATAGTCCCTTCCGCATTGGCGGTATTTTTATGGGCAACGTCAGCCAGCAAATCTCCGGCGGTAATCAGCCTGGATCTCTAGATTTTAATGGAGCTTTAATTCTTGGTGTGGGGATCGATTTGGAAAAAGCAGTGGGTTGGAAAAATGCTTTTTTTGAAGTGGAGGGTTTGCAATACAATGGCCAGCCAGTGAATTTTGTGGCGGGCTCAGCCCAAGGCTATAACTCCCTACAAGCAACGGCCCCCCTCAGCCGCACCGAATTGTACCAACTTTGGCTTAATCAAACTTTTCTGGACAATCGTATTTCCCTTCGCATCGGTAAACTAATTCCTTCGATGAATTTTGGCTATGTGGGACGACCCTTTGTTACCCAGACCGATCCCCAATTATTCACTTCCACCACTGGTTTACTTTATACTCCGGTTTTTGTCGGCCCTGCCATGTTGGGCTTTATTCCCGGCTACTACAATTCCGCCTTTGGCCTGTACGGTGCGTGGAAATCCTGGGGTGGCCCTGGCGATAATCCTGCTACGCCCAACGGTTGGTATGGCCAAGCTGGTATTTACGATGGACGGGGAGCGGAAGGGGTACAGACCGGATTGGTTTGGCCTAATTTTTCTGGCCCCCTATTCAAAGTAGCGGAAGTGGGTGGAACCTGGACTCCCTATGCCGATGCGCCAGAAATCGGTTGGGGTAGTGTGGCAGTGGGGGGATGGCGGCAAAGCGGCCCGCTGACAGCCCCTGGGGGAGCATTTGAATCCCAAACGGGGGGCATGTATGCGTACTTAGTCCAAAAGCTGGGCAAATTTCGAGAGACCAAAGACCAAAATGGCATCGTTGGTTTTGTCCAAGGTGGCTGGAACAGTTCCAGCACTGCGCTGATGCACAGTTCCTTCGGCTTTGGTTTAACTTTTATTGCCCCCTTTGGCGATCGCCCGTTGGATAGTTACGGCTTTGGGTTTTCCTGGGCCAGATTAAATGCAAATCCCCTGGCAGGCTATGGCTTTAACAGTTATGAAACAATGTTGCAGTTCTATGCTCAGTACCATTTGGTGGGCAATTTATTCATCCAACCCGTGCTGACGGTCCTGCCTACCCCCGGCGCTATGGGTGCAACGAGCTCCAGCCTTAGTGGTACGGTACAACTAACTTTTCCTTTCTAG
- the psb35 gene encoding photosystem II assembly protein Psb35 translates to MFALPILAVAGTFPTYFVAVYVVGLVAAVSIGLVAWYNSKRPVGWERSRRPNFIPKINTGDDGEPPQFIPPENLAESPSTLDGETGESESNPGDSQSDRNS, encoded by the coding sequence ATGTTTGCTCTACCCATCCTGGCGGTTGCTGGCACGTTTCCCACCTATTTTGTGGCAGTGTATGTTGTAGGGTTAGTGGCGGCAGTATCCATTGGTTTGGTGGCCTGGTATAACTCCAAGCGGCCAGTGGGATGGGAACGGTCCCGGAGGCCAAATTTTATCCCCAAAATTAATACAGGTGACGATGGGGAACCACCCCAATTTATCCCCCCGGAAAACCTAGCAGAATCTCCGTCAACTCTGGATGGGGAAACTGGAGAGTCAGAATCTAACCCTGGCGATTCCCAGTCGGATCGGAATAGTTAG
- a CDS encoding ribonucleoside-diphosphate reductase subunit alpha, giving the protein MHPTLISAPTSPTANDTHAGISQGSHQGHRIQVIRRDGSSTPLNIGKIRAVVDWACLGLEVNSIALEAGLTTRLREGISTREIQDNLISCALEMCSPNEPDWRYVAGRLHVWSLWKDTLVRRGYQYGQYLRTVQTKVTNGEYDSRILTYSEAELQEAGCWINSDWDTDYDYAGAVLLTSRYLLPNELPQEALLTCALLLASVEAPDYRLQWARRFYEAIAARRISLATPILANLRVPGGSLTSCFIVAMEDNLESIFGEITNAARISKNGGGVGVNVSRIRATGSWVMGKPNASGGVIPWTKLLNDTAIAVNQGGRRAGAVTVGLDVWHLDVPEFLEMQAENGDQRRKAYDIFPQLILPDEFMRRVINKEDWTLVDPYEVREKMGIELAELWGDRFTEVYRSIEAALDETITLYKRINARELFKQIMRTQVETGMPYLSFKDTINKANPNKHLGYIPGTNLCCESFSNVTPGQDAHCCNLVSLNLANLDLQDIAGVSQIAVRMLDNTIELTAPPFADAKSHNHKYRTIGVGAMGLADWLAKRRLNYDELADINRLFEEIGYWCTQASMELAKERGAYPAFAGSDWQKGLLIGSKPVSWFQANAAKPERWEKLSNDIQTHGIRNSHITAIAPNTSSSLVQGCTASILPVYSRFFYDKWAKGTVPIAPPFIGNCFWFYPENKTMDQRKVVQAVAAIQQWIDTGISMELLFNLNAGIYFPEEPERSLNAKDIFDTLVMAWETGCKAIYYIRTVQKDDFKDSSDGCVACAN; this is encoded by the coding sequence ATGCACCCCACCCTCATCAGCGCCCCCACCAGCCCCACCGCCAATGACACCCATGCCGGCATCAGCCAGGGTTCACACCAGGGGCATCGCATACAGGTGATCCGTCGGGATGGCTCTTCAACCCCCCTCAACATTGGCAAGATACGGGCAGTGGTGGACTGGGCTTGTCTTGGGTTAGAAGTGAACTCCATTGCCCTGGAAGCGGGTTTAACCACCCGTCTGAGGGAGGGCATTAGCACTAGAGAAATTCAAGATAATTTAATTAGCTGTGCTTTGGAAATGTGCAGTCCCAACGAGCCAGACTGGCGCTACGTGGCTGGTCGTTTGCATGTTTGGAGTCTGTGGAAAGATACTCTGGTGCGTCGGGGATATCAATATGGTCAGTATCTACGCACGGTACAAACCAAGGTCACCAATGGGGAATATGACTCCCGCATCTTGACCTACAGCGAGGCGGAATTGCAGGAAGCGGGGTGTTGGATTAATTCCGACTGGGATACGGACTATGACTATGCCGGGGCAGTTTTATTAACCAGCCGCTATCTTTTACCCAATGAGTTGCCCCAGGAAGCTTTGTTGACCTGTGCTTTATTGCTAGCTTCGGTGGAAGCACCTGATTACCGTTTGCAATGGGCCCGGAGGTTTTATGAGGCGATCGCCGCCCGTCGAATTTCTTTGGCTACCCCAATCTTGGCTAATCTAAGGGTTCCTGGGGGATCTCTAACTTCCTGCTTTATCGTAGCCATGGAAGATAACCTGGAAAGTATTTTTGGCGAAATTACCAATGCGGCCAGAATTTCCAAAAACGGTGGTGGAGTAGGGGTTAACGTTTCCCGCATCCGGGCCACAGGCAGTTGGGTGATGGGTAAGCCCAATGCTTCCGGGGGGGTCATTCCCTGGACAAAATTGCTCAACGATACGGCGATCGCCGTCAACCAAGGGGGCCGTCGGGCTGGGGCGGTGACGGTGGGGCTGGATGTGTGGCATTTGGACGTACCAGAATTCCTGGAAATGCAGGCGGAAAATGGCGACCAACGGCGTAAAGCCTATGATATTTTTCCCCAACTAATCCTGCCCGATGAATTTATGCGGCGGGTCATTAACAAAGAAGATTGGACGTTGGTGGATCCCTACGAAGTCAGGGAAAAAATGGGCATTGAGTTGGCCGAGCTCTGGGGCGATCGGTTCACAGAAGTTTATCGTTCTATCGAGGCGGCCTTGGATGAAACCATTACCCTCTACAAACGCATCAATGCCCGGGAATTGTTTAAGCAGATAATGCGTACCCAGGTGGAAACAGGGATGCCCTATCTCTCCTTTAAAGACACCATCAACAAAGCCAATCCCAATAAACATTTGGGCTATATCCCCGGCACAAATTTATGTTGCGAAAGCTTTAGCAACGTCACCCCAGGGCAGGACGCCCATTGTTGTAACCTGGTCAGCCTTAACTTAGCCAATCTCGACCTCCAGGACATCGCCGGGGTCAGTCAAATTGCCGTGCGGATGCTGGACAACACCATCGAATTGACCGCGCCTCCCTTTGCCGATGCCAAGAGCCATAACCACAAATACCGCACCATTGGGGTGGGGGCCATGGGGCTTGCTGACTGGTTAGCTAAGCGTCGCCTTAATTACGACGAGTTAGCAGACATTAACCGCTTATTCGAGGAAATTGGCTATTGGTGTACCCAGGCCTCTATGGAATTAGCTAAGGAACGGGGAGCTTACCCCGCCTTTGCCGGCAGTGATTGGCAAAAAGGTTTATTGATTGGTTCCAAACCCGTCAGTTGGTTTCAAGCCAATGCGGCTAAACCAGAACGGTGGGAAAAACTCTCCAACGACATCCAAACTCACGGCATTCGCAACTCCCACATCACGGCGATCGCCCCCAATACTTCTTCCTCGTTAGTGCAGGGGTGCACCGCCAGCATTTTGCCCGTTTATAGCCGTTTCTTTTACGACAAATGGGCCAAAGGTACCGTCCCTATTGCGCCCCCTTTCATTGGCAACTGTTTCTGGTTCTATCCTGAGAACAAAACCATGGACCAGCGCAAAGTAGTGCAAGCAGTGGCGGCAATCCAGCAATGGATTGATACCGGCATTTCCATGGAGTTACTTTTCAACCTCAATGCGGGCATTTATTTTCCCGAGGAACCGGAAAGGAGCCTCAATGCCAAAGATATTTTTGACACCCTTGTGATGGCTTGGGAGACCGGTTGTAAGGCGATCTACTATATTCGCACTGTACAAAAGGATGACTTTAAGGATTCCTCCGATGGCTGTGTGGCCTGTGCTAATTAA
- the sat gene encoding sulfate adenylyltransferase, translating into MITSPSAIAPHGGQLINRLAPEAERQEFLAIADKLPRVQLDERATSDLVMIAIGGFSPLKGFMEQDDYELVVEEMKLANGLPWSVPVTLSVTEEVAAPLEVGSWVRLDNSVGKFIGVLELTQKYHYNKAHEAKNVYRTDDQAHPGVKVVYDQGPVNLAGPIWLLEREPHPLFPKYQIDPAASRQLFAERGWKTIVGFQTRNPIHRAHEYIQKCALEIVDGLFLHPLVGATKSDDIPADVRMRCYEIMLDNYFPKDRVILGINPSAMRYAGPREAIFHALIRKNYGCTHFIVGRDHAGVGDYYGTYDAQEIFDEFAPEALGIVPMKFEHAFYCKKTLQMATTKTSPSGPEDRIHLSGTKVRALLRDGQLPPPEFSRPEVAQELIRAMQGES; encoded by the coding sequence ATGATCACTTCCCCCTCAGCCATTGCCCCCCACGGCGGCCAACTGATCAATCGCCTCGCCCCGGAAGCAGAACGCCAGGAATTTTTGGCGATCGCCGATAAATTACCCAGAGTGCAACTGGATGAACGGGCCACATCGGACTTGGTGATGATTGCCATTGGGGGGTTTAGTCCCCTGAAGGGTTTCATGGAACAGGACGACTACGAGCTGGTGGTGGAAGAAATGAAACTCGCCAACGGTTTACCCTGGTCGGTGCCCGTTACATTATCCGTAACAGAGGAAGTGGCCGCTCCCCTGGAAGTGGGTAGTTGGGTCCGGTTAGACAACAGCGTCGGTAAATTCATCGGTGTATTAGAACTCACCCAAAAATATCACTACAATAAAGCCCACGAAGCTAAAAACGTTTACCGCACCGATGATCAGGCCCACCCTGGAGTAAAGGTGGTCTATGACCAAGGGCCCGTTAACCTTGCCGGCCCCATTTGGTTGCTGGAACGGGAACCCCATCCCCTGTTTCCCAAATATCAAATTGACCCCGCTGCTTCCCGCCAATTATTTGCTGAGCGCGGCTGGAAAACCATTGTTGGCTTCCAAACCCGTAACCCTATCCACCGAGCTCATGAATACATCCAAAAATGTGCTTTGGAAATAGTAGATGGACTCTTTCTCCATCCCTTGGTAGGAGCAACAAAGAGTGATGACATCCCCGCCGATGTGCGAATGCGTTGCTATGAAATCATGTTGGATAATTATTTCCCCAAAGATCGGGTGATTCTGGGCATTAACCCCTCCGCCATGCGCTACGCCGGACCCAGGGAAGCCATTTTCCATGCCCTCATTCGCAAAAACTATGGTTGTACTCATTTCATTGTCGGTCGGGATCACGCTGGAGTGGGGGACTACTACGGCACCTACGATGCCCAGGAAATTTTCGATGAGTTTGCTCCGGAAGCGTTGGGCATTGTGCCGATGAAGTTTGAGCACGCTTTTTACTGCAAAAAGACCCTGCAAATGGCCACCACCAAAACCAGTCCCAGCGGCCCAGAAGACCGTATTCACCTTTCTGGCACTAAAGTGCGGGCCTTGTTGCGGGATGGGCAATTGCCGCCGCCGGAATTCTCCCGCCCCGAGGTGGCCCAGGAATTAATTCGGGCCATGCAGGGGGAAAGCTAA
- a CDS encoding glycosyltransferase: protein MRLLFVSSPVSSLNSGRLGGVALNLKNITRTMVSRGHEVKIVAPTGSAIAGLPIQEIAGALQPLIPQPTYHDPVLMPEDAVVAHMWDYVREVEQDYDLIVDFGYEWLPFYLSPFLQRPVLHYVCISSWNAVMDRAINRVARLCPGTLGAHTQAQAKTYAVADSFRILSSGIDLEQYQFVPQSGKTLAWAGRISPEKGLEDAFAVAEITQLPLRVFGYLQDEKYWQSLQRDYPRARVEYGGFLPTEEFQQALGQCQALLMTHKWVEALGRVALEAFACGVPVIAYDRGGPQEIVETGQTGFLVTPDDVPDLATAVGKISDIDRAHCRSVADRRYSLTTYGDRLEQWFKDVLDFYQ, encoded by the coding sequence ATGCGCCTACTATTTGTTTCCAGTCCCGTCAGTTCCCTCAATTCTGGACGATTGGGGGGAGTGGCTCTGAATTTAAAAAACATTACCCGAACCATGGTCAGCCGTGGCCATGAAGTCAAAATTGTCGCCCCCACTGGATCGGCGATCGCCGGTTTGCCCATCCAGGAAATTGCCGGAGCGTTGCAACCGTTAATTCCCCAGCCCACCTACCACGATCCGGTGCTGATGCCGGAAGATGCGGTGGTGGCCCACATGTGGGACTACGTCAGGGAAGTAGAGCAAGATTATGACCTAATAGTCGATTTTGGCTACGAATGGTTACCTTTTTACCTTTCTCCCTTTTTGCAGCGGCCGGTGTTGCATTATGTTTGCATTAGCTCCTGGAATGCGGTCATGGACCGAGCGATCAACCGAGTCGCTCGATTATGTCCCGGCACGTTGGGAGCCCACACCCAAGCCCAGGCTAAAACCTATGCCGTGGCGGACTCCTTCCGTATTTTGAGCAGTGGCATTGATTTAGAGCAGTATCAATTTGTCCCTCAATCAGGCAAAACTTTGGCTTGGGCCGGTCGCATTTCCCCGGAGAAAGGCTTAGAAGATGCCTTTGCCGTGGCGGAAATCACCCAGTTACCCCTGCGGGTATTTGGTTATCTCCAAGATGAAAAATATTGGCAATCTCTGCAAAGAGATTATCCCCGGGCCCGGGTGGAGTACGGCGGATTTTTACCCACGGAGGAGTTTCAGCAGGCTTTGGGACAATGCCAAGCTTTGCTAATGACCCATAAATGGGTGGAAGCATTGGGGCGGGTAGCCTTGGAAGCTTTTGCCTGCGGGGTGCCGGTGATTGCCTATGACCGGGGGGGTCCCCAGGAAATTGTCGAAACGGGCCAAACTGGATTTTTGGTCACTCCCGACGATGTACCAGATCTAGCCACCGCTGTGGGCAAAATATCCGACATAGACCGTGCCCATTGTCGTTCAGTGGCCGATCGCCGTTATTCCCTCACTACCTATGGCGATCGTCTGGAGCAATGGTTTAAAGATGTACTTGATTTTTACCAGTAA
- a CDS encoding bifunctional metallophosphatase/5'-nucleotidase, whose protein sequence is MIKNQRIWLTRALGGLVIWGAMATACRAETIPFTLLQLNDVYEIAPIDNGRWGGLARVANLRRQLEQANPHTYTVLAGDFLSPSALGTALYNGDRLAGKQMVAVLNAMGLDYAAVGNHEFDVTAQQFMQRIAESDFQWLSANIADGAGNQFTGIKPYEILTIPGVEGGELKVGILALTIDSNAVHYVTYSEPIATARHYIKSLEGEVDVWVALTHLSLAQDLALAQAIPELDLILGGHEHENIQRNHLIIKPDSSPSCPQAQTPIFKADANARTVYIHQLTYDTDRQCLEIDSQLQPITAEIASDPATEKVVEQWQEIGFNAFRQQGFEPMAVVVEAPMALDALDAHVRSRSTNLTRLITRAMEYEYPEAAMVMFNGGMVRLDDLLSAGAITQYDIIRLLPFGGRVVTVDIQGDLLQKILAQGEKNSGTGGYLQLAGLAPNSIEPSKTYRVALMEYLLTGQEVGLDYLTANTPGLKVINYGRDIRSILVDYLQNNAQQAFADLGEP, encoded by the coding sequence ATGATTAAAAATCAAAGGATTTGGCTAACTCGGGCACTGGGGGGCTTAGTAATCTGGGGAGCCATGGCCACGGCCTGCCGAGCGGAAACCATTCCTTTTACCCTGCTCCAGCTCAATGATGTGTATGAAATTGCCCCCATTGATAATGGTCGTTGGGGCGGTTTGGCCCGGGTAGCTAATTTACGGCGGCAGTTAGAACAAGCTAATCCCCACACCTACACCGTGTTAGCAGGGGATTTTCTCAGTCCTTCTGCCTTGGGCACAGCTCTCTACAACGGCGATCGCCTAGCGGGAAAGCAAATGGTGGCAGTGTTAAATGCCATGGGATTGGACTATGCTGCTGTGGGCAACCATGAATTTGATGTGACTGCCCAACAATTTATGCAACGGATTGCGGAGTCAGATTTCCAGTGGTTATCGGCCAATATTGCCGATGGTGCCGGTAATCAGTTTACGGGCATCAAACCCTACGAAATTTTGACCATCCCCGGAGTAGAAGGGGGAGAATTGAAGGTGGGCATTTTAGCCCTGACCATTGACAGCAATGCTGTGCACTATGTCACCTACAGTGAGCCCATTGCCACGGCCCGCCACTACATAAAAAGTCTGGAGGGAGAAGTGGACGTTTGGGTAGCCCTGACCCATCTTTCCCTAGCCCAGGATTTAGCCTTGGCCCAGGCCATTCCCGAATTAGATTTGATTTTGGGGGGCCATGAACACGAAAATATCCAGCGCAACCATTTAATTATTAAGCCCGACAGTTCCCCTAGTTGTCCCCAGGCCCAAACGCCAATTTTTAAGGCCGACGCTAATGCCCGTACTGTTTATATTCACCAATTAACCTACGATACGGACCGGCAATGTTTAGAAATTGATTCCCAACTGCAACCCATCACTGCGGAGATCGCTAGTGATCCGGCTACCGAAAAAGTGGTTGAGCAATGGCAGGAAATTGGCTTTAATGCCTTTCGTCAACAGGGATTTGAGCCCATGGCTGTGGTAGTTGAAGCCCCCATGGCCTTAGATGCCCTCGATGCCCATGTGCGTAGCAGGTCCACCAATCTCACCAGACTAATTACCAGGGCCATGGAGTACGAATATCCGGAAGCGGCCATGGTGATGTTCAACGGTGGCATGGTGCGCCTTGATGACCTGCTTAGTGCCGGGGCCATTACCCAATACGATATTATTCGCCTCTTACCCTTTGGCGGCCGGGTGGTAACGGTGGATATACAAGGGGATTTGTTACAAAAAATTTTGGCCCAGGGGGAAAAAAATAGCGGTACCGGTGGCTATCTCCAGCTAGCAGGCCTGGCTCCAAACAGTATTGAACCAAGCAAAACTTACCGGGTGGCGTTAATGGAATATTTATTAACTGGTCAGGAGGTGGGCTTGGATTACCTGACAGCAAATACCCCTGGGTTAAAAGTAATTAACTACGGCCGGGATATTCGTTCTATTTTGGTGGATTATCTCCAAAACAATGCCCAGCAAGCCTTTGCTGATCTAGGGGAACCCTAG
- a CDS encoding RMD1 family protein, which yields MTLSPDLMPINAESQTLISSTDLDWSSKESILTRAYLIGERIAIKNIEVQDPLATNPLIIRTGADGCAVLLRYGVVVIFNCSESEELEFLHQINPHIQESFSEKLLEVLPMVIRPNVKERLESGYLSIQECTTERLQIIAEALGKSIVLDYYEREVSNLFDKIKPFTTAIQGKNPRPPKEKELLGYIGGLLLIEQKVFGIVEVGEKPDPIWDFPELDRLYLRLEDEYELRERWLALEKKLILISRTMETALAILQRDSSHRVEWYIVILIVIEIILAIYSLLN from the coding sequence ATGACTTTATCTCCTGATTTGATGCCGATTAATGCTGAATCACAAACTCTTATTTCCTCGACAGACCTTGACTGGAGTAGTAAGGAATCAATTCTGACCCGAGCTTACCTGATTGGAGAACGCATTGCCATCAAAAATATTGAAGTTCAAGATCCTCTGGCTACTAATCCTCTAATTATTCGGACTGGGGCAGATGGATGTGCCGTTTTATTGCGCTACGGTGTTGTGGTGATATTTAATTGTAGTGAGTCGGAAGAGTTGGAATTTCTACATCAAATTAATCCCCATATCCAGGAGTCTTTTTCCGAAAAACTTTTAGAAGTTTTGCCAATGGTTATTCGTCCAAATGTTAAGGAACGACTAGAATCTGGATATTTATCAATCCAAGAATGCACCACAGAACGTTTACAAATTATTGCTGAGGCATTGGGAAAAAGCATTGTTTTAGATTATTATGAGCGTGAAGTTTCTAATTTGTTTGACAAAATCAAACCCTTTACGACAGCTATTCAAGGCAAAAATCCCCGTCCCCCCAAAGAAAAAGAATTGTTGGGCTATATTGGTGGCTTACTGTTAATTGAACAAAAAGTTTTTGGTATTGTTGAAGTGGGAGAAAAGCCTGATCCTATTTGGGATTTCCCTGAACTAGACCGTCTCTACTTACGATTGGAAGACGAGTATGAATTACGAGAACGCTGGCTAGCTTTGGAAAAGAAGTTGATTTTAATTAGTAGAACAATGGAAACAGCTCTAGCAATTTTACAAAGGGATAGTAGCCATAGAGTTGAATGGTATATTGTTATTTTAATTGTAATTGAAATTATTCTCGCTATCTATAGTTTGCTCAACTAA
- a CDS encoding DUF86 domain-containing protein, whose translation MSSDEEIILDLYHALNQILTFTQNMDKQEFVVDEKTQSSVLYQLVIMGEAVNRLSEQFKNQYPKIPFNEIRGMRNRVVHEYKEVDCDIIWEAIQKDVPALIYFISSINEND comes from the coding sequence ATGTCCAGTGATGAAGAAATCATTTTAGACCTTTATCATGCTCTCAATCAAATTCTTACTTTCACTCAAAATATGGATAAACAAGAATTTGTTGTTGATGAAAAAACGCAATCTTCAGTCCTATACCAATTAGTGATTATGGGAGAAGCTGTAAATCGACTATCTGAACAATTTAAAAATCAATACCCCAAAATTCCCTTTAATGAAATTCGCGGAATGCGAAATCGAGTCGTCCATGAATACAAAGAAGTTGACTGTGACATTATTTGGGAGGCTATTCAAAAGGATGTTCCTGCCTTAATTTATTTTATTTCGTCAATCAATGAGAATGATTAG
- a CDS encoding nucleotidyltransferase family protein, giving the protein MKIITNKQRLEKRLGVSFQILDEFCQQRQITELSVFGSILREDFNFNSDIDLLVKFDTKAHISLMDIIKIENEFKILLKRNIDLVSKKAIENSKNWIRRQNILDSAEIIYVQ; this is encoded by the coding sequence ATGAAAATTATTACAAACAAGCAACGCCTTGAAAAGCGGTTAGGAGTCTCCTTCCAAATCCTTGATGAATTTTGCCAACAACGTCAAATCACTGAATTATCTGTTTTTGGCTCTATCCTACGAGAAGACTTTAATTTTAATAGCGACATTGATTTATTGGTTAAATTTGATACCAAAGCTCATATCAGTTTAATGGATATCATTAAAATAGAAAACGAATTTAAAATATTACTCAAACGAAATATTGACCTCGTTTCTAAAAAAGCGATTGAAAATAGCAAAAACTGGATTCGTCGCCAAAATATTCTTGATAGTGCGGAGATTATTTATGTCCAGTGA